From one Geoalkalibacter halelectricus genomic stretch:
- a CDS encoding cytochrome c biogenesis protein ResB — MKIFDFLTSVRLTMVLLLGLALAAVFGTLNVPAPGRYEVYFQSPWFRLAVALLAVNMAACTLKTIGRNRRDRDTWFTRLVAGAATLKSDLDPGADRDALEQRLQGAGYGIQRRGDLLVAEQGRLGRWGSTVVHVSVLVIMAGALASGLGFVGTLNIYVDHESDTYFDWQEQADLPLGFTFRLDAFSAEYHPIDIEITAYEPATRRELRTWVTREGDSIEFPEAGVGARVRGFDPHLRILTLDLFAGGRALGEYRASAGAKTFWEGVDVGVIFMPTGFRDPILRETRSTVSILEEGRVVAAGEISINRPLVHEGVAIYQTAFDRDPYGFWYAGFQFSRDPGKPLVWTGSITLMLGLLLTFLLPYRVVGLVEVDGAPRLVALRGFHGEGGAISFERLRDAIL; from the coding sequence ATGAAGATTTTCGATTTTCTCACCTCGGTGCGCCTCACTATGGTGCTACTGCTCGGCCTGGCCCTGGCCGCGGTTTTCGGTACCCTGAACGTGCCGGCGCCGGGGCGCTACGAGGTTTATTTTCAAAGCCCCTGGTTTCGCCTGGCCGTGGCACTTCTGGCGGTCAACATGGCGGCATGCACCCTCAAGACCATCGGTCGCAATCGGCGCGACCGCGACACCTGGTTCACGCGCCTGGTGGCGGGCGCCGCGACCCTTAAGAGCGACCTCGACCCTGGGGCGGACCGTGACGCCCTGGAGCAGCGGCTGCAAGGGGCCGGTTACGGCATCCAGCGCCGTGGCGATCTTTTGGTCGCCGAACAGGGGCGCCTGGGGCGCTGGGGCTCGACGGTGGTGCACGTTTCGGTTCTGGTGATCATGGCCGGGGCGCTGGCTTCCGGCCTGGGTTTTGTCGGTACCCTCAACATCTATGTCGACCATGAGTCGGACACTTATTTTGATTGGCAGGAGCAGGCCGACCTGCCCCTGGGCTTTACCTTTCGCCTGGATGCCTTCAGCGCCGAATACCATCCCATCGATATCGAAATCACCGCCTACGAGCCCGCAACGCGCCGCGAGTTGCGCACCTGGGTCACCAGGGAAGGCGACAGCATCGAGTTTCCCGAGGCCGGGGTCGGGGCGCGGGTGCGCGGTTTCGATCCCCATTTGCGCATCCTCACCCTCGATTTGTTCGCCGGGGGCCGCGCCCTCGGGGAATACCGCGCCTCCGCCGGGGCCAAAACCTTCTGGGAGGGCGTGGATGTCGGCGTGATCTTCATGCCCACCGGCTTTCGCGATCCGATCCTCAGAGAAACCCGCAGCACCGTGAGCATTCTCGAGGAGGGCCGGGTGGTGGCGGCCGGCGAGATTTCCATCAACCGCCCCCTGGTCCATGAGGGCGTGGCCATCTACCAGACCGCCTTCGACCGCGATCCCTACGGATTCTGGTACGCCGGTTTTCAGTTCAGCCGCGATCCCGGCAAGCCCCTGGTCTGGACGGGGTCCATCACCCTGATGCTCGGTCTGCTGCTGACCTTTCTGCTGCCCTACCGCGTGGTCGGCCTGGTGGAAGTCGACGGTGCCCCGCGCCTGGTCGCCCTGCGTGGTTTCCACGGCGAAGGCGGAGCGATCTCCTTCGAGCGGCTCAGGGACGCCATCCTGTAA
- a CDS encoding CxxxxCH/CxxCH domain c-type cytochrome has product MSFTDLGQTHTNICLQCHKDNPTSWTMLDGSSRIPIGLFAPGDASNALGSYPEGKVPGSQTSHMWAAPDVNSAAGAQAPSDRRFYGRYHISTGKVTCQRCHDPHSRDPDNTKMLRLGAGSVEQMCVECHVPWVVGTPDRGLLSHPIVPDYAAAVAEKQDRFRLAEDIAAAPGDVQLVDGGVACTSCHGVHFADSRSATPLEPGAAGYGDGKLLRSDGLLAEDASILCQACHTYKAHGSPNEEVGCLVCHSGHSYNHGEVNYFVLRNQAQTATFGAVGGLRYTALPDVHGGSSTVAAQWAGMPGAADGFCERCHGELTTMPNSSRAHMEGENCLDCHSHNAPDMTYSFGANCTDCHGFPPAGNVAGGPDGYAYVEGGHDYAADPYYKNEALAPHTSHAGAGSGYAFACNLCHNADDFAATHNQGSFQDVFLAGNSFASLVTAGGILSPSYDSSGAGTCSNLYCHSSGGKHNPAGKTASDFTTVNVSWGGGKGTITTCTACHGNDAASMDGRNSSAHLKHLAAGYACNVCHVETAASATTLVAGARGGTHVNGVVDVVFDSGYDLGNALLGAATYNSVDGSCAVFCHSDGQGEFASPRWGDPAGGACGSCHATDAQSLGGSHGVHVDPLGANIGCAACHGSGADTGAHAGHVDGDLTVLDNACNSCHGVESEEIILVWGNAESADCLTCHTGAQTTVYVDRDGVERSAAAKSAYFSAGHGAAAFDQACADCHSFDFDPAHMGAGSTARLRTLDGKDYDSDPSGFCGVCHNFAAQVHYATGGASHDASNCIACHDPHGQSGAQDAMIRDLIGTRQVVGFTDRAARSSYYLDLPNQDGNNQYGICQVCHESDAVNYFNRSAAAPAHFAGLCISCHMHDGDQIAFTPTGCNGCHGGGNNDPPADNFWPDGELRDGYSIADRGGAHFVHVDAIGQALSGLDDAAWSAYGGKLAYQNATCSHCHPDPGGRNAEGGPHTEPVTGRSDLVADVHGDVWNDTQFTDLFGNVDVTGFYNPVIQRCSNIACHSNGDYTWTWYEDTIAPGKIEDLAAHTGTLVGTVKLSWTPPDNDGDLPPDYQGPKGPGVYGYEVRYRTGGPVTDANWSSSTIAAGPPSAIRNYEDDPRTQTMTVHGLTPGVSYFFGVKAFDETMINHSPVSNSHSAQALVDSFAPRFQGLESARPAYISGAVDLQWSPARDDTEPLTYLVYWALSSQTIDWDNPQATTTATSYHVTGLQNGLDYLFAVRARDASPAQNVDANEVIRIAIPQAPSENDIFGRMYYMIANSGTNLGGGTTNLNLSCDSSLSFSSHIISLMQSGGYNCRDRDRNRIRDIKSSGNIVTWVLDEPYTEATNIHGGSITLYMRNREDSNTNTVYFDLGYWDNGFVQQDTYTRVLPRRHRGSVKAYFPSEEGKVFTVPEGKRLALRIRKANTREAEIWFGSKRGTSMLIVYEQEQNLLPNPFTVQTPASPASGALPITWSAAVDPEGDEVRYDVYGSVDGGQSWPYIIALGVSGTSAVWNTHKDGLALEGPLNNVRVRVGAGDGLMHRILNTDPGGLEIGSFHDRRYAETATFSVDNSVDTTPPAAITDLVAEHRPKFGTVWLYWHAPGNDGLEGGPAHRYDIRYRESAPYNPADAIDSEAKWAAATQVVGAPPLPAQPGRSQGFEVLGLNPGKDYFFSVRSVDEAGNWSALSNSPSSKGGLRCGVCHGNPPDDFATMGSHAMHGYTQVDCAKCHGEGAIHYDLKHNEGNIKLAWNNPRQGFVNEASTHTTLSANLVEYHDEGVLIYRDATGPGGFNDLSIEMKNVDSGTCSGFNATGVTGCHGSGSPVWGARDSVSCALCHGDPERSDKDLYGRAWEDQTTDTRYGGNKPIYKAAPPISIFGNSNDFAVGQHLRHLNFSYRFTGDQCSLCHYNADHADGTVDVRLHPAAGSQAEWVPPQGGNPGSCMGTSQMRCHGDNAEPPQWVPRSPEPDGPKLVNCNECHGHVANVFWPGATLEQAVAGRSSTVSGNQGGDGVTTTLSVSSTGNNLQVGDRFRKGETFFQVVAKAGTTLSLHQAIPTGMAFANNEVLRTEHIPHTSDGGIVRDCTWCHVEGHPQGDETAEGRNPPGEETVFIPNFPMVGIDYSSGGIHLRKEIGGRGPFHTEAEICWGCHDAQTPRISEWGYSGLPHDRKNEGAITNVSQGTTTTITSSGHGLQTGDRVVIFMPNGVTVLNGWAGTITRTGVNTFTLDETSTGSIDSNSQSGNFSSTGARWKLASSYDYGLLHDGSGSWGSRTPSSNWVTGTWDSPYFPYKTGAVQSTHSVNPDVTRPGVDAVGQIRCSYCHDVHDLNLAPGDVYSGRPYLRGSWKGNPYFEDGAPGRFAGFLELSTDRRKAEYYYTGERMDYGMVPRGSIEMNKMGGYWIDQNSDYPTVSWSLQDSAGLCTLCHGTDVNNMNKFDVNADGSPENSWVGDNGHSNAVIGGSGVNRFNVYSPSVRQEGNISRKPGIGYQDTDGMKSGSDIIRFYGLRNNDGSSRFIDDNHRTQQGGRGVYPYAWSTTERENRYAYEEFTWGVSLEAEVAEPMYHRFSCSKCHNPHASRLPRLMVTNCLDVSHNKWDDLFAGDPDWDEGRDNVSDPVRWSGVGSGTRAEVMPYTGNDVSGKPRNKQFAYATSAQNCHRFVKVDGVVEEPGWNRITPWEETSSWYNNH; this is encoded by the coding sequence GTGAGTTTTACCGACCTCGGGCAGACCCACACCAACATCTGCCTGCAATGTCACAAGGACAACCCCACCTCCTGGACCATGCTCGACGGTTCGAGCCGCATACCCATCGGTCTGTTCGCCCCGGGGGATGCCAGCAACGCCCTGGGCTCCTATCCCGAAGGCAAGGTTCCGGGTTCGCAGACCTCGCACATGTGGGCGGCTCCGGACGTCAACAGCGCCGCGGGCGCCCAGGCGCCGAGTGACCGGCGCTTCTACGGGCGTTACCACATCTCCACCGGCAAGGTCACCTGCCAGCGCTGCCATGATCCCCACAGCCGCGATCCAGACAACACCAAAATGTTGCGCCTGGGCGCGGGCAGCGTCGAGCAGATGTGCGTCGAGTGTCATGTGCCCTGGGTGGTCGGCACCCCGGATCGGGGGCTGTTGTCGCACCCCATCGTGCCGGATTACGCGGCGGCCGTGGCGGAAAAGCAGGATCGCTTTCGACTCGCCGAGGACATCGCGGCAGCTCCCGGGGATGTCCAACTGGTGGACGGCGGCGTGGCCTGTACTTCCTGCCACGGCGTGCACTTCGCCGATTCGCGCTCGGCGACGCCCCTCGAACCCGGGGCGGCGGGCTACGGTGACGGCAAGCTTCTGCGTTCCGACGGGCTGTTGGCAGAGGATGCCTCGATTCTCTGCCAGGCCTGCCATACCTACAAGGCGCACGGCAGCCCCAACGAAGAAGTGGGCTGCCTGGTGTGTCACAGCGGCCATTCCTACAACCACGGCGAGGTCAACTATTTCGTGCTGCGCAATCAGGCGCAGACCGCAACCTTTGGGGCCGTGGGCGGCCTGCGCTACACGGCGCTGCCCGACGTGCATGGCGGATCTTCAACAGTCGCCGCCCAGTGGGCGGGCATGCCCGGCGCGGCGGATGGTTTCTGCGAGCGCTGCCATGGTGAGCTGACCACTATGCCCAACAGTTCGCGCGCCCACATGGAAGGCGAAAACTGCCTCGATTGCCACAGTCACAACGCGCCCGACATGACCTATTCCTTTGGCGCCAACTGTACCGACTGCCATGGCTTTCCGCCCGCCGGCAACGTCGCGGGCGGGCCCGACGGCTATGCCTATGTCGAAGGTGGTCACGACTATGCCGCCGATCCTTATTACAAAAACGAAGCCCTGGCGCCCCATACCTCTCATGCCGGAGCGGGCAGCGGCTACGCTTTTGCCTGCAACCTGTGCCACAACGCCGATGATTTCGCCGCCACCCACAACCAGGGCAGCTTTCAGGACGTATTTCTCGCCGGCAACTCCTTCGCTTCCCTGGTCACCGCGGGGGGGATTCTCAGCCCCTCCTATGATTCTTCCGGCGCCGGCACTTGCAGTAACCTCTACTGCCACAGCAGCGGCGGCAAGCACAACCCGGCGGGCAAGACGGCGAGCGATTTCACCACGGTGAACGTCTCCTGGGGCGGCGGCAAGGGAACCATCACCACCTGCACCGCCTGCCACGGCAACGACGCGGCGAGCATGGACGGGCGCAACTCCAGCGCCCACCTCAAGCACCTGGCGGCGGGCTATGCATGCAACGTCTGCCATGTGGAGACCGCGGCGAGTGCCACCACTCTGGTCGCGGGCGCCAGGGGCGGCACCCACGTCAACGGCGTGGTGGATGTGGTATTCGACAGCGGCTACGATCTGGGCAACGCCCTGCTCGGTGCGGCGACCTATAACAGCGTGGATGGTAGTTGCGCGGTGTTTTGCCACTCGGACGGCCAGGGCGAATTTGCCTCACCCAGGTGGGGCGACCCGGCCGGCGGCGCCTGCGGCAGTTGCCATGCAACCGATGCGCAAAGTCTGGGCGGTAGCCATGGGGTGCACGTCGATCCCCTGGGCGCCAACATCGGCTGCGCGGCCTGTCATGGCTCAGGTGCCGATACGGGTGCTCACGCCGGGCATGTGGACGGTGATCTGACCGTGCTTGATAATGCCTGCAACAGTTGCCACGGGGTGGAATCGGAAGAGATCATCCTGGTGTGGGGCAACGCCGAGAGCGCCGACTGCCTGACCTGCCACACCGGCGCGCAGACCACCGTATATGTGGATCGCGACGGGGTCGAGCGCAGCGCCGCGGCCAAGAGCGCCTATTTCAGCGCCGGTCACGGCGCCGCCGCCTTTGACCAGGCGTGCGCCGATTGTCACAGCTTCGATTTTGACCCCGCGCACATGGGCGCGGGCAGCACGGCGCGGCTGCGCACCCTGGACGGCAAGGATTACGACAGCGACCCGAGCGGCTTCTGCGGCGTCTGTCACAACTTCGCGGCGCAGGTGCATTATGCCACCGGCGGCGCGAGTCACGACGCTTCCAACTGCATCGCCTGTCATGACCCCCACGGCCAGAGCGGCGCGCAGGATGCCATGATCCGCGACCTGATCGGAACCCGCCAGGTGGTGGGCTTTACCGATCGCGCCGCGCGCTCCAGCTACTATCTGGATCTGCCCAATCAGGACGGCAACAACCAGTATGGGATCTGCCAGGTGTGCCACGAGTCCGACGCGGTTAATTATTTCAATCGCAGCGCCGCGGCCCCGGCGCATTTCGCCGGACTGTGCATCAGCTGTCACATGCACGACGGCGACCAGATCGCCTTTACGCCCACGGGCTGCAACGGCTGCCACGGCGGCGGCAACAACGATCCGCCCGCCGACAACTTCTGGCCCGACGGCGAACTGCGCGATGGCTACTCCATCGCCGATCGCGGCGGCGCGCATTTTGTCCATGTGGATGCCATCGGTCAGGCGCTCTCCGGGCTGGATGACGCGGCCTGGTCGGCTTACGGCGGCAAGCTTGCCTACCAGAACGCGACCTGCAGTCACTGCCACCCCGATCCGGGTGGCCGCAATGCCGAGGGTGGCCCCCACACCGAGCCGGTCACCGGGCGCAGTGACCTGGTGGCCGATGTGCACGGCGATGTCTGGAACGACACCCAGTTCACGGATCTGTTCGGCAACGTCGACGTGACCGGTTTCTACAATCCGGTGATCCAGCGTTGCTCGAACATCGCCTGCCACAGCAACGGCGACTACACCTGGACCTGGTACGAAGACACCATCGCGCCGGGCAAGATAGAGGATCTCGCCGCGCACACCGGCACGCTGGTCGGCACGGTCAAGCTCTCCTGGACGCCGCCGGACAACGACGGCGATCTGCCCCCCGACTACCAGGGACCCAAGGGTCCCGGCGTCTACGGCTACGAGGTGCGCTACCGCACCGGCGGGCCGGTGACCGACGCCAACTGGTCGTCCTCGACCATCGCCGCCGGGCCGCCGTCGGCGATTCGCAACTACGAGGACGATCCGCGCACCCAGACCATGACCGTGCATGGGCTTACGCCAGGGGTGAGCTATTTCTTCGGCGTCAAGGCCTTCGACGAAACCATGATCAACCACTCGCCGGTGTCCAACAGTCACAGCGCCCAGGCCCTGGTCGATAGCTTCGCCCCGCGCTTCCAGGGGCTCGAATCGGCGCGGCCGGCCTATATCAGCGGTGCGGTGGATCTGCAGTGGAGCCCGGCGCGCGACGACACCGAACCCCTCACCTATCTGGTCTACTGGGCTCTCTCCAGCCAGACCATCGACTGGGACAATCCCCAGGCGACCACCACGGCGACCAGCTACCACGTCACCGGCTTGCAGAACGGCCTCGACTACCTGTTCGCGGTGCGCGCCCGCGATGCCTCTCCGGCCCAGAACGTCGATGCCAACGAGGTGATTAGGATCGCCATCCCGCAGGCGCCGAGCGAGAACGACATCTTCGGGCGCATGTACTACATGATCGCAAATAGCGGCACCAATCTCGGCGGCGGCACCACCAACCTGAACTTGAGCTGCGACAGCTCCCTGAGTTTCTCCTCCCACATCATTTCGTTGATGCAGTCGGGCGGCTACAACTGCCGTGATCGCGATCGCAACCGCATCCGCGACATCAAGAGCAGCGGCAACATCGTCACCTGGGTGCTCGATGAGCCCTACACCGAAGCCACCAACATCCACGGTGGCTCCATCACCCTGTACATGCGCAACCGTGAAGACAGCAACACCAACACGGTGTACTTCGACCTGGGTTATTGGGACAACGGTTTTGTGCAGCAAGACACCTATACCCGCGTCTTGCCGCGCCGTCACCGTGGCAGCGTCAAGGCCTATTTTCCGTCGGAAGAGGGCAAGGTGTTCACCGTGCCCGAAGGCAAGCGCCTGGCGCTACGCATCCGCAAGGCCAACACCCGCGAGGCCGAGATCTGGTTCGGTTCCAAGCGCGGCACCAGCATGCTGATTGTCTACGAGCAGGAGCAGAATCTGCTGCCCAATCCCTTCACGGTGCAGACGCCGGCGTCGCCGGCGAGCGGGGCACTGCCCATCACCTGGAGCGCGGCGGTCGATCCCGAGGGCGACGAGGTGCGCTACGACGTCTATGGCTCGGTGGACGGCGGACAGAGCTGGCCCTACATCATCGCGCTCGGTGTCTCCGGCACCAGCGCGGTGTGGAACACACACAAAGACGGCCTGGCCCTGGAGGGGCCCCTCAACAATGTACGGGTGCGGGTGGGGGCCGGCGACGGGCTCATGCACCGCATCCTGAACACCGATCCCGGCGGGCTTGAAATCGGCAGCTTTCACGACCGGCGCTACGCCGAAACGGCTACCTTCAGCGTCGACAACTCGGTGGATACGACGCCGCCGGCCGCCATCACCGATCTGGTCGCCGAGCACCGGCCCAAGTTCGGCACCGTGTGGCTCTACTGGCATGCGCCGGGCAATGACGGCTTGGAGGGTGGGCCCGCCCATCGCTACGATATCCGCTACCGGGAGTCGGCGCCCTATAACCCGGCCGACGCCATCGACAGCGAGGCCAAATGGGCGGCGGCCACTCAGGTGGTCGGCGCACCGCCCCTGCCGGCGCAGCCCGGGCGCAGCCAGGGTTTCGAGGTGCTGGGCTTGAATCCCGGCAAGGATTATTTCTTCTCGGTGCGCAGCGTGGACGAGGCAGGCAACTGGTCGGCGCTGTCCAACTCGCCCTCATCCAAGGGCGGGCTGCGCTGCGGGGTATGTCACGGCAACCCCCCCGACGATTTCGCCACCATGGGCAGCCATGCGATGCACGGCTACACCCAGGTGGACTGCGCCAAGTGCCATGGCGAGGGCGCCATTCACTACGACCTCAAGCACAATGAAGGGAACATCAAGCTGGCCTGGAACAACCCGCGGCAGGGTTTTGTGAACGAGGCCTCCACCCACACAACCCTGAGCGCCAATTTGGTGGAGTACCATGACGAAGGCGTGCTGATCTATCGCGACGCGACGGGTCCGGGAGGCTTCAACGATCTGTCCATCGAGATGAAGAATGTCGACAGCGGCACCTGCTCCGGCTTCAACGCCACGGGAGTCACCGGCTGTCACGGCAGCGGTTCGCCGGTGTGGGGCGCGCGCGATTCGGTGTCCTGTGCCCTGTGTCACGGCGATCCGGAGCGCTCGGACAAGGATCTCTACGGACGCGCCTGGGAGGATCAGACCACCGATACCCGTTATGGCGGCAATAAGCCCATCTATAAGGCGGCACCACCCATCAGTATTTTTGGCAACAGCAACGATTTCGCCGTGGGTCAGCACCTGCGTCATCTCAATTTCTCCTACCGCTTCACCGGCGACCAGTGCTCGCTGTGTCATTACAATGCCGATCATGCCGACGGCACGGTGGATGTGCGCCTGCATCCGGCCGCCGGCAGCCAGGCCGAATGGGTGCCGCCCCAGGGCGGTAATCCAGGCAGTTGCATGGGCACCTCGCAGATGCGCTGCCATGGCGACAATGCCGAGCCGCCGCAATGGGTGCCGCGTTCACCCGAGCCCGATGGACCCAAGCTGGTGAATTGCAACGAATGCCATGGGCATGTGGCCAATGTTTTCTGGCCGGGTGCCACGCTGGAGCAGGCGGTTGCCGGGCGGTCCTCGACGGTGAGCGGCAACCAGGGCGGCGACGGCGTCACGACCACCCTGAGTGTGTCGAGCACGGGCAACAATCTGCAAGTGGGAGATCGTTTCAGGAAGGGCGAAACCTTCTTTCAGGTCGTGGCCAAGGCGGGCACGACCCTGAGTTTGCACCAGGCGATTCCGACGGGCATGGCCTTCGCCAACAACGAAGTGCTGCGCACCGAGCACATCCCCCACACCAGTGACGGGGGCATCGTGCGCGACTGCACCTGGTGTCACGTCGAAGGCCACCCCCAGGGCGACGAGACCGCCGAGGGGCGCAATCCGCCCGGCGAGGAGACGGTCTTCATCCCCAACTTCCCCATGGTCGGCATCGACTACAGCTCCGGCGGCATCCACCTGCGCAAGGAGATCGGCGGACGCGGCCCCTTCCACACCGAGGCCGAGATCTGCTGGGGCTGCCATGACGCCCAGACGCCGCGCATCTCCGAATGGGGTTACTCCGGGTTGCCCCATGACCGAAAGAACGAAGGAGCGATCACCAACGTGAGCCAGGGCACGACCACCACCATCACCAGCAGCGGCCATGGTCTGCAGACCGGCGACCGGGTGGTGATCTTCATGCCCAACGGAGTCACCGTACTCAACGGCTGGGCGGGTACCATCACCCGCACCGGGGTCAACACCTTCACCCTGGATGAGACCAGCACCGGCAGTATCGACAGCAACAGTCAAAGCGGCAATTTCAGCTCCACGGGAGCGCGCTGGAAACTAGCGAGCAGCTACGATTACGGGTTGCTGCACGACGGCTCGGGCAGTTGGGGCAGTCGCACGCCGAGCTCCAACTGGGTGACGGGTACCTGGGACAGCCCCTATTTCCCCTACAAGACCGGGGCCGTCCAGTCGACCCACTCGGTCAACCCGGACGTGACCCGCCCCGGGGTGGACGCGGTCGGACAGATCCGCTGCAGCTACTGCCACGACGTGCACGATCTCAACCTCGCACCGGGCGATGTGTATAGTGGGCGGCCTTATCTGCGCGGCTCCTGGAAGGGCAACCCCTATTTCGAGGATGGGGCGCCGGGGCGCTTCGCCGGCTTTCTCGAACTCTCCACGGATCGCCGCAAGGCCGAGTATTACTACACCGGCGAGCGCATGGATTACGGCATGGTGCCGCGCGGTAGCATTGAGATGAACAAGATGGGCGGCTACTGGATCGATCAGAACAGCGACTATCCCACCGTTTCCTGGAGTTTGCAGGATTCCGCCGGGCTGTGCACCCTGTGCCACGGCACCGACGTCAACAACATGAACAAGTTCGATGTCAATGCGGATGGCAGTCCTGAAAATTCCTGGGTGGGAGACAACGGCCATTCCAACGCCGTCATCGGCGGTAGCGGAGTGAACCGCTTCAATGTCTACAGCCCCTCTGTGCGCCAGGAAGGCAATATTTCACGCAAGCCGGGTATCGGTTACCAGGACACCGACGGCATGAAGAGCGGCTCGGATATCATCCGATTTTACGGTTTGCGCAACAATGACGGCAGCAGCCGCTTCATCGACGACAATCATCGCACCCAGCAGGGTGGCCGCGGCGTTTATCCCTATGCCTGGAGCACCACGGAGCGGGAGAATCGTTACGCCTACGAGGAGTTTACCTGGGGCGTGAGTTTGGAGGCCGAGGTGGCTGAACCCATGTATCACCGCTTCAGCTGCTCCAAGTGCCACAATCCCCATGCTTCGCGGTTGCCGCGGCTGATGGTCACCAACTGCCTGGATGTCAGCCACAACAAGTGGGATGACCTCTTCGCCGGAGATCCCGACTGGGACGAGGGGCGCGACAATGTGTCGGATCCGGTGCGCTGGTCGGGGGTGGGTTCGGGAACCAGGGCCGAGGTCATGCCCTACACCGGCAACGATGTGAGCGGCAAGCCGCGCAACAAGCAGTTCGCCTACGCCACCAGTGCCCAGAACTGCCACCGTTTCGTCAAGGTCGACGGGGTGGTGGAGGAGCCGGGTTGGAACCGCATCACGCCTTGGGAAGAGACCTCAAGCTGGTACAATAATCATTGA